The following are encoded together in the Patagioenas fasciata isolate bPatFas1 chromosome 7, bPatFas1.hap1, whole genome shotgun sequence genome:
- the LOC136103283 gene encoding gap junction gamma-1 protein-like: protein MSWSFLTRLLEEINNHSTFVGKIWLTVLIVFRIVLTAVGGESIYYDEQSKFVCNTQQPGCENVCYDAFAPLSHVRFWIFQIIMVATPSVLYLGFAVHRIARMPESSRRRAPAARRARMPVVRRGAGRDYEEAEDDNEEDPMIFEEIEVEKEKSPESGEKHDGRRRIKQDGLMRAYVLHLLCRSLLEIAFLFGQYLLYRFEVSPSYVCSRSPCPHTVDCFVSRPTEKTIFLLVMYAVSGLCLFLNLCELVHLGVGRIRDALSQHDSSSLPPGSSPAPQYPKKAPSAPPTYHSLKKEPPRALLPPDKLDYQESLAQAAVGHFALAGAPPARELDRLREHLRLAQEHLEVAFHLQPPLRPPSPARSSSPEANGIAAEQNRLNLAHEKGTTACERTTGL from the exons ATGAGCTGGAGTTTCCTGACACGGCTCCTGGAGGAGATCAACAATCACTCAACCTTTGTGGGCAAGATCTGGCTGACCGTCCTCATCGTCTTCCGCATTGTGCTGACAGCTGTGGGGGGTGAGTCCATCTACTATGATGAGCAGAGCAAGTTTGTCTGCAACACGCAGCAACCTGGCTGTGAGAACGTCTGCTATGATGCCTTCGCCCCACTATCCCACGTCCGCTTCTGGATCTTCCAGATCATCATGGTGGCCACGCCATCGGTGCTCTACCTGGGCTTTGCTGTGCACCGCATTGCCCGCATGCCTGAGTCCTcacggcgccgggcaccggcagcCCGTCGGGCACGCATGCCCGTGGTGCGCCGGGGAGCCGGGCGGGACTACGAGGAGGCAGAGGATGATAACGAAGAAGACCCCATGATCTTTGAGGAGATcgaggtggagaaggagaagagccCAGAAAGTGGAGAGAAGCATGATGGCCGGCGCCGCATCAAGCAGGACGGGCTGATGCGTGCCTATGTCTTGCACCTGCTGTGCCGCTCGCTGCTGGAGATAGCTTTCCTCTTCGGGCAGTACCTGCTGTACCGCTTCGAGGTGAGCCCCTCCTACgtctgcagccgcagcccctgcccgcacaCTGTCGACTGCTTTGTCTCCCGCCCCACTGAGAAGACCATCTTCCTCCTCGTCATGTACGCTGTCAGCGGGCTCTGCCTCTTCCTTAACCTCTGCGAGCTGGTGCACCTCGGCGTGGGGCGCATCCGCGACGCCCTGAGCCAGCACGACAGCTCCTCGCTCCCGCCTGGCAGCAGCCCTGCACCACAGTACCCCAAGAAAGCCCCCAGTGCACCCCCCACCTACCACTCTCTGAAGAAGGAGCCGCCGCGAGCCCTGCTGCCACCAGACAAGCTGGACTACCAGGAGAGCCTGGCGCAGGCAGCCGTGGGGCACTTCGCCCTGGCTGGGGCTCCCCCAGCACGCGAGCTGGACCGTTTGCGTGAGCACCTGCGCCTGGCCCAGGAGCACCTGGAGGTGGCCTTCCACCTGCAGCCCCCCCTgcggccccccagccctgcccgcagcagcagccccgAGGCCAACGGCATCGCTGCTGAGCAGAACCGCCTCAACCTCGCCCATGAGAAGGGGACCACTGCCTGTGAGAGGACCACAG GGCTGTGA
- the INHA gene encoding inhibin alpha chain, protein MLLLLHLLPAMLPTAALASCTGAGADRQLILAKVRARVLEHLSPPLLQEKPQKEARRVHRRDVLKNDEVEPEELEDTSQVILFPSTDVPCEPTQPDKLLEEEGIFTYLFQPSAHTLSRAVTSAQLWFYTGPSAAHNHSAPNVLTLSLQGRVPVAATTVQTPEHWTVFHFAPALLPQLSQPLFVLLVHCPGCPCLAEGDKMPFLVVTTRAKGTERMRRSAMPWSPAALSLLQRPSEDLAAHTNCRRASLNISFEELGWDKWIVHPSSFVFHYCHGSCAEGHGLSHRLGVQLCCAALPGTMRSLRVRTTSDGGYSFKYETVPNILAQDCTCV, encoded by the exons atgctgctcctcctgcacctgcTGCCTGCCATGCTGCCCACTGCCGCCCTGGCCAGCTGCACCGGGGCTGGTGCTGACCGACAGCTCATCCTGGCCAAGGTGCGGGCTCGAGTGCTGGAGCATCTGAGCCCCCCACTTCTCCAGGAGAAGCCCCAGAAGGAAGCAAGGAGGGTGCATCGGAGAGATGTCCTGAAAAACGATGAAGTCGAGCCCGAGGAGCTGGAGGACACCTCCCAGGTGATCCTCTTCCCTTCCACAG ATGTGCCCTGCGAGCCCACACAGCCAGATAAGCTGCTGGAGGAAGAAGGGATTTTCACCTACCTCTTCCAGCCCTCAGCACACACCCTGAGCCGTGCAGTGACCTCTGCCCAGCTCTGGTTTTACACCGGCCCCTCAGCCGCTCACAACCACTCAGCCCCCAACGTGCTGACCCTGTCGCTGCAGGGCCGTGTGCCGGTGGCAGCCACAACAGTGCAAACACCTGAGCACTGGACAGTGTTCCACTTCGCCCCAGCGCTGTTACCCCAGCTCTCACAGCCGCTCTTTGTGCTCCTGGTGCACTGCCCTGGCTGCCCCTGCCTGGCCGAGGGGGACAAGATGCCCTTCTTGGTGGTCACCACACGAGCCAAGGGTACCGAGAGGATGCGTCGCTCCGCCATGCCCTGGTCCCCAGCTGCCCTGAGCCTGCTGCAGCGCCCATCCGAGGATCTGGCCGCCCACACCAACTGCCGCCGAGCTTCCCTCAACATCTCCttcgaggagctgggctgggacaagtgGATCGTACATCCCAGCAGCTTTGTTTTCCACTACTGCCACGGGAGCTGCGCTGAGGGCCACGGGCTGAGTCACCGTCTGGGTGTGCAGCTCTGCTGCGCCGCCCTGCCCGGCACCATGCGCTCCCTGCGCGTCCGCACCACCTCTGACGGCGGGTACTCCTTCAAGTATGAGACGGTGCCCAACATCCTGGCCCAGGACTGTACCTGTGTCTAG